The window CTGCTGACAGCAGCTGGTTCCCGGCATCTGCTTACCGCCGCGCTGAGCCCAGTCCTGGTTGCCTTCGTTGCCGCCTTTCTGCTCATCTCCAAGCTGGTCTCCCTTCCAGCGATAGGCTGGGTGGGGGTGTACACGCCGGTCATCTTCCTTCTCTACCTTCTTGCGGTGAGGATGATATTCAATCATGAACGTGCCCAGGCCTCAGCCATTGAAGCGCCCATCAAGTATGGCGGGGTCTCCCTGAGGCAAGCCTACCAGCGCTTCGCCGTGGCTGCTCTATTCATTATTGGTGCTGGGTTCTGGCTGGCTCTGGTGGGGAAGGAAATGGCTGAAATTACCGGGTTGACGCAGAGTTTCGTGGGCAGCCTGTTTCTTGGTTTCACCACCACCTTACCCGAAATCACGGTCTCCTTTGCTGCCTTACGGCTAGGAGCGATAGACCTCTGCGTCGCAAATATGATAGGAAGCAACCTTCTTAATATGACCATCATCGGCATTGATGACCTGTTCTACACTGAAGGACCCATACTGGACGCCGTATCCCAGAATCACCTTCTTACTGCCCTTGTGGTTATACTCATGACCAGCGTAGTCATGTTGGGGATTATCCTGCGACCTCAACGGAAGACACGAGTAGGGGCCAGTTGGTACTCTTTAGCTCTTATAGCCTTGTTTCTTCTCGGCGCCTATGCCAGTTTTGCTATAACATAGCTATCGGGATGATGGAGGGCAGAGGATATGAAGCCACTGGTCTGGCACACCCTTGCACCGGAGGAGACCTTCCAAGCTCTGGAGACCGGGCCCCAGGGCCTGAGCCCTGAGGAGGCCCGGAGCCGGCTTTTAAAGTTTGGCCCCAACCTTCTCCGGGAGGAGAAGAGGGCCTCCCCCTTTATGCTCTTCCTGGAGCAGTTCAAGAACTTCCTCATAATCATCCTCCTCGTGGCCGTGGTCCTCTCTTTCTTCCTGGGGGAGACCTGGGATGCGGCGCTCATCTTAGTCATCGTGCTTTTCGCCGCCGGGCTGGGCTTTGTCCAGGAGTACCGGGCGGAGAGGGCCCTGGAGGCCCTGAAGCGGATGGCCGCCCCCACGGCCTCGGTCCTCCGGCGGGGTGAGGAAAAGGAAATCCCTGCCTCGGAGCTGGTGCCAGGGGACATCGTTGTCTTGCGCACCGGGGACCGGGTGGCCGCCGACCTCAGGCTTGTGGAGGCGGTCAACCTCAGGACCGATGAGGCTTCCCTCACAGGGGAGTCCCTGCCGGTGGAGAAGGTGGTGGGGTCCCTGGCGGAGGCGGACCTGCCGGTGGGGGACAGGAAGAACATGGCCTACATGGGCACGGCGGCGGTCTATGGCCGGGGGAAGGGGGGGGTGGTGGCCACGGGCATGGCCACCGAGTTCGGCCGCATCGCCGGCATGCTCCAGCAGGTGGAGGAATCCCCTACGCCTCTCCAGGTGAACCTGGACCGCATGGGCAGGGTCATCGGTATCGGCGCCCTGGCCATGGCCGCCCTTATCTTCGGCCTGGCCCTCTTGCAGAGGGAGGGTGGATTCCTGGAGATGTTCATCTGGGCAGTGAGCCTGGCGGTGGCGGCAGTCCCCGAGGCCCTGCCCGCCGTGGTAACCATCTCCCTGGCCCTGGGGGTGCAGCGCCTGGTGAAACGCCATGCCCTCATCCGCCGCCTGCCTGCCGTGGAGACCCTGGGCTCCGTCAGCGTCATCTGCTCCGATAAGACGGGGACCCTCACCCAGGACCAGATGACGGTGAGGAGAATCTATACCGATGGGCAGATGATAGAGGTTACCGGGGCAGGCTATGAGCCCCGGGGGGAGTTCCGCTCTCAAGGCCCCCTTCCTGAGGGCCTCCGCCGCCTCCTCCTGGCCGGGGTGCTCTGCAACGATTCCTGCCTGTGCAGCAACGATGGCTCGTGGTGGGTGCGGGGCGACCCCACCGAAGGGGCCCTGGTGGTGGCCGCCGCCAAGGCCGGGATAGGGGAAGAGGTGCGAGAGAAATACCCCCGGATGGGAGAGGTCCCCTTCTCCTCCGAGAGGAAGCGCATGACCACCATCCACCGCACCGAGCAGGGAGAACAGGCCTTCAGCAAGGGCGCCCCCGAGGTCATCCTGGAGTCCTGCTCCCATGTACTCAAGGGAGGGGAGGAGTCTCCCCTCGGCCCGCAAGCCTGCCAGGAGGTCCTGGCCCAGGCCCAGGAGATGGCTGGGGAGGCCCTGCGGGTGCTGGGACTGGCCTACAAGCACCTGGGCCGGGGCGAGGCGGAGGCGGAGAAGGAAATGGTCTTCCTGGGGCTGGTGGGGATGATAGACCCCCCCCGCTCCGAGGTCA of the Chloroflexota bacterium genome contains:
- a CDS encoding sodium:calcium antiporter, coding for MDLVWLKFAICVAVILLAGRQVARYGDVIAEKTGLGGAWVGVVLVAVTTSLPELFTGISSVTLAAAPDLTVGNLFGANTFNLLNLALLDIAYRRGPLLTAAGSRHLLTAALSPVLVAFVAAFLLISKLVSLPAIGWVGVYTPVIFLLYLLAVRMIFNHERAQASAIEAPIKYGGVSLRQAYQRFAVAALFIIGAGFWLALVGKEMAEITGLTQSFVGSLFLGFTTTLPEITVSFAALRLGAIDLCVANMIGSNLLNMTIIGIDDLFYTEGPILDAVSQNHLLTALVVILMTSVVMLGIILRPQRKTRVGASWYSLALIALFLLGAYASFAIT
- a CDS encoding cation-translocating P-type ATPase; protein product: MKPLVWHTLAPEETFQALETGPQGLSPEEARSRLLKFGPNLLREEKRASPFMLFLEQFKNFLIIILLVAVVLSFFLGETWDAALILVIVLFAAGLGFVQEYRAERALEALKRMAAPTASVLRRGEEKEIPASELVPGDIVVLRTGDRVAADLRLVEAVNLRTDEASLTGESLPVEKVVGSLAEADLPVGDRKNMAYMGTAAVYGRGKGGVVATGMATEFGRIAGMLQQVEESPTPLQVNLDRMGRVIGIGALAMAALIFGLALLQREGGFLEMFIWAVSLAVAAVPEALPAVVTISLALGVQRLVKRHALIRRLPAVETLGSVSVICSDKTGTLTQDQMTVRRIYTDGQMIEVTGAGYEPRGEFRSQGPLPEGLRRLLLAGVLCNDSCLCSNDGSWWVRGDPTEGALVVAAAKAGIGEEVREKYPRMGEVPFSSERKRMTTIHRTEQGEQAFSKGAPEVILESCSHVLKGGEESPLGPQACQEVLAQAQEMAGEALRVLGLAYKHLGRGEAEAEKEMVFLGLVGMIDPPRSEVKEAIARCLEAGIKPVMITGDHAVTARAIAQELGILRGGLVLTGPELERLGEVEFEAMAERVEVYARVSPAHKLRVVDALTKKGHVVAMTGDGVNDAPALKKADIGVAMGITGTDVSKEASDMVLTDDNFASIVAAVEEGRGIFGNIKKYLMYLLSSNLGEILLMLLAVSMGLPLPLVAVQILFVNLATDGLPALALAVDPPARDIMRRPPRPRKQGIFTWPVLSLMGAGGVWSGLVNLGVFVWALKSGRTLVEAQGLTFLSLTFIQYFKAFNFRSDTLSLFQIGIFSNRWLWWAILVNMVITIPIIYLPALQGPFHTFSLGLRDWGVVLLASFSVFPVLEFLKFLSRRSLARRGQIV